A window of Bacillota bacterium genomic DNA:
GCAAGTCGAAAGGCAGCCGGAGAACAAGGATTCGTAGATCCGCAGGCGATGGGGATTGGCCAGCGCCGCGAAAACCTTGCACAGGCTCGTGCTGTCCTGCCGGTCGACTGCCAACGGTCGCCCTCCCCTCTTGTATAGACCCGCTTCGATATGAGAGTTTACCCGGCGCGTACGGCCAGCGTCAAGCCGCGCGCCGCCGGCCACCGGGGCGGCCCTCCGCCGCGGCCGCCCCGGCAACGGGCGAAGCTCTCCGAGCGGAAGCTCGTGCAGCCACGGCTCCTCCGCCGCCGCGGGCTCTCAGCATCTTTCCGAACTTGCGTCCGCCGTGTCGGCGCCGGGCTTGGCGGTCTGCGTCTTCGGGTCGGCAGGCTCACCGCAGCACGGAGCCGTACCGCCGTCGGGGCTGCCACGCCGCGGCCCCGTCGGATTGCAGCCGCAGCTACCGCCGGGCGAGACGCCCACGGACCTCTTGAGCAGGGCGACAAGTCCTCTGCTCCTGGCCACCATCTAAGGGACCTCCTTCCATTCCTGTAAAGTACTGCCCCCCATTGGGCCCCTCCAGCACATCCAGGTGAGGGCGACGCGGGGGAACCTTCGTGGCGGGGCGAACGCCAGGATCGGGAATACTCAGACATTACGCGGCCTCCCTGGAGTCCTTGAGAAATAGCGATATCGCGCTTTGACGATATCACTGTAACATGCCCTCTGTGGTGTGTCAAGGGGGTCCCCCCGGTGCCCCCTGCCTCGGCGCGGCGTTCCCGCTCGTCGCCGGAGAAGGCACGCATTCCTGCGGCGCGGTAGTCACCTGCTTTGGCTGATCCGCCGGCAGGATGCACCCGCCATCGCAGTTCTGGGGCATGGTCATCACCTCCCTTCGTATGGGGTCGACCCCGTGCTCCGTCCTCAGCGCGATTTGGATGTCAGCAGTCACGTCGCCAGGGCCCGTTTGGCGATGGCCTCGCGCAGTATCTCCGAGGTCATGAAATGAAGTTTCAGGCCTCGCGCGTCCCGGTAGTATCTCTCCACCGGAAGCTCGGAGCTGTACCCGTGACCTCCATGCACCTGCAACGCCAGATCGGTTACACGCAGCGCCGACTCGGTGGCGAATAGCTTTGCCTGGAACGGGTCGATCGTCCCGGTGCTCGAAGCGGCGGAATAAACGGATGACCTCATGGCGGACAGGAGTGTGCTCATCTCTGCCACCATGTCCCGTATCGCCCCTTTGGTTCCCAACGCTTCTCCGCCTATCGTTCTCTGACGTGCGTGACGTACGGCGGCGTTGAACGCAGCTTCGCTCGTACCCAGGGCAATTGCGGCCATTCCCGGCAATGCCACCTCCCGCACCACCGTTGAAAGGAGTTCGAGCCCGGCGCCTTCTCTCCCAAGAAGGTGCCCTGGTGGAACCCTGCATGCGTCAAAAGAGAGTTCTCTGCTGCCCGTGCCGTTGAGACCCATACGCCGGTGATGGCCTCCGAGCGAAAGACCACCGGTTCCCTTCTCGATGACGAGAAAGGATATGCCCGCGGGGCCTTTGGCCGGGTCGGTACGAACCAGGGTCACGAAGCAATCAGCGTACGCGGCGTTGGTGGCGAAGATCTTGGAACCCTTCACCACGTAGCCATCTTCCTGCCTGGTGGCTTCGGTTTCGATCAAGGCTGAGACAGCCCCGCAACCGGCTTCGTGCACCGTCAGGGCCGCCAGCCTGGTCCCTTGGGCCAGTTGAGGAAGCAGGCTTTCTCTTAGAAGTTCGGTCCCTCCCTCGACTATCGCCCTGCTTGCTGCCAGATGGGCGAGACAACTGAGCGCCATGCTTGTGCTTCCCTTTGAAAGTTCCTCGAGTGCAAGTACCAGCGAAAGAGTATCTGATGCGCTTCCCCCGTACCTGGGCGGCACTCCCATTCCGAGGAAAC
This region includes:
- a CDS encoding acyl-CoA dehydrogenase family protein, with translation MWTLGSEQEATKKLAARFAQEYLIPEAAELDVSEDGAIELLSKMGEVGFLGMGVPPRYGGSASDTLSLVLALEELSKGSTSMALSCLAHLAASRAIVEGGTELLRESLLPQLAQGTRLAALTVHEAGCGAVSALIETEATRQEDGYVVKGSKIFATNAAYADCFVTLVRTDPAKGPAGISFLVIEKGTGGLSLGGHHRRMGLNGTGSRELSFDACRVPPGHLLGREGAGLELLSTVVREVALPGMAAIALGTSEAAFNAAVRHARQRTIGGEALGTKGAIRDMVAEMSTLLSAMRSSVYSAASSTGTIDPFQAKLFATESALRVTDLALQVHGGHGYSSELPVERYYRDARGLKLHFMTSEILREAIAKRALAT